The genomic interval GAGGAACTGCATCCGCAGCTCGTCGGCCTCTTCGCGGGTTCCGCCGAGCCCGAGGGGGAGACGGATCAGTCGCATCGATGGCACCGGTGCCGGGATCGGCGTCAGGGGCTCCTCTTCGCTGTGCGGACGCAGTGCTGCCGCGATGGCCTCAGCGCCGGCATCCGCCATCGCCGTCATCGCGACGCGGGTCTCGGCCCAGCCGAACTCGGATTCGATGAAGTCGATCGCCGCGGGAGTGCTGATGTAGGTGGTCGCGTCGATCGTGCCCTGGGTGTCGAAGCGGTGCGGGTACGGCTCGGGAGCACCCCACGAGTCGATCAGCGGCCACAGTTCCTGACGATCGGATGCTGTGGTGACGAGCATGGCTGAGCCGCGCGGCGCGCAGGGCCACTTGTGCAGGTTGCCGAACCACCAGTCGCCGCCGCCGTGTGCGGCCGGGTCGACGAGCAGGCCGGGGGCGTGCGCGCCGTCGACGAGGGTGCGGATGCCGTGTGCGGCCGCGTCGTCGGCGAGGCGCCTGGTCGGCAGCATCCGCGCTGTGGGAGAGGTGATCTGGTCGACCACGATGAGTCGCGTGGCCGGGGTGCGCGCATCGGCGAACCGCTGCACGATCTCGTCGTCGGATGCCAGCAGCGGCAGCTCGACGATCTTGACCCTCGCTCCGAACCGACGGGCGAGGCGCTCGGCGCCCATCGTGATGGCGCCGTAGCCGTGGTCGGTGGCGAGGATCTCATCGCCGGCCTCAAGTCGCAGTGCGTTGAACACGACAGTGGCCGCCGCGGAGGCATTGGGCACGAAGACGCTGTCGTCGGCATTCGCTCCGAGGAACGGAGCGGTGCGCTCGCGTGCTTCGCGGACGAGATCGGCGATGCGCGGGAACCAGCCGACGGGGCTGAGATCGGCTTGACGCTGCAGGTCGCGCTGATGCTCGACGACGGCGGTGGGGACGGCCCCGAAGGATCCGTGGTTGAGGTGGATGACCTCGGAATCCAGCGGCCAGGCATCGCGTGCGCGCGCGAAGGACTTCAGCCGTGGTGGGGCCGGGAAGGGGATGCTCGTCATTGATCCTCATCGACTGATCGGGGAGTTGTTGCACAACCTTGCCACATATGTGCCGGTCGCGCGACCGAATTACCGCACAGCCGGGAAACTTGTTATACGAATTGGTGGTAGACCTGGTATCCGTCAGAATCAGGACACCGCTGGCACCGCATCGAGGAGGTTCGGGATGACCGCACGGGATACCGCGCTCCATGGACTGCGGGCACTGATCGCCGATGGCACGCTGCGGCCGGGGGACCGGCTGCCAAGCGAGGGCGAGCTGTGTGAGCGGCTGGGCGTCTCGCGGGGGTCGCTGCGCGAGGGCATCCGCATGCTCGCGGCGCTGGGTGTTGTCGAGACCCGGCACGGCTCGGGCAGCTACGTCAGCGATCTTAATGCCGGCGACCTCATCGGGAGCCTCTCGCTGACGGTCGGTCTGCTGCCCTTGGAGTCGATCCTCGAGCTGTTCGAGGTGCGCAGATCACTCGAGGCGCACGCGGCCGCACTCGCGTCGGCCCGCATCGGCGAGGACGAGCTGGCGGAGCTCGATGCTCTGCTGGTCGAGCTCGAGGCCACCGACGACGACGAGGGTCAGTCGCGGCTGGACTACCGGTTCCATGCCCGCATCGCCGAGATCGCCGGCAACGCCGCGCTCGCCAGCCTGCTCGAGGTCTTCCGCGCGCGGTCGCGCGCCTACCGGATCTTCCGCACCGACAGTGCGGCCGACATCAAGGTGCTCTCGGATGCCGGACATCGGGCGATCCTGCGCGGGATGCAGTCACGCGACCCGGTCGCCGCCTCCGCCGCCGCTGCAGGGCACGTCGCCCAGACCGAGCACTGGCTGCGCCGACTGCAGCCCGAGGCCATCGGCCTCATCGACTGAACATCAGATCGCGCCGAAGACCGCACCGGGGTTCATGATGCCTGCCGGATCGAGGGCGCGCTTGATGCGCAGGTTCAGCTCGAGCACGTCGTCGCCGAGGTAGTCGGCCAGCCACGGCTGCTTCAGCCGGCCGACGCCGTGCTCGCCGGTGATCGTGCCGCCGAGGGCGATGGCGAGATCCATCACCTCGCCGAAGGCGATCTCGGCGTTCGCACGCTGCTGCGCGTCCGTCGGATCCAGCACGATCAGCGGATGCGTGTTCCCGTCACCGGCATGTGCGACGACAGCGATCTCCACCCCGCGGGTCTGCGCGATCGCGCGCATCCCGTCGATCAGGTCCCCCAGCCGCGGCAGCGGCACGCCGACGTCCTCCAGCAGTAGGGCGCCGCGCTTCTCGACCGCAGGGATCGCCTGCCGGCGCGCCTCGATCAGCGCCGCGCTCTCGTCGGGGTCGCTGGTCGCGTAGACCTCGGATGCCCCGTGCAGTCCGCACGTCTGCTCGATCGTCTCGATCTGCTGTGCTGCGACCTCGACGGACTCGTCGGACTGCACGATCAGCATCGCGGCCGATTCGCGGTCGAGATCCATCCGCATCATGTCCTCGACGGCGTTGATGGTGACGCGGTCCATGAACTCCAGCATCGAGGGGCGCATCGCCGCCTTGATGTCGACGACAGCCTTGATCGCCCCATCGACCGTGGGGAACATCGCCACCAGGGTCGTCGGCGTCTGCTGCGCCGGCACGAGCCGCAGGACCGCCTCGGTCACGATGCCGAGCGTTCCCTCACTGCCGACGAAGAGTTTCGTCAGCGACAGCCCTGCGACATCCTTCAGGCGCGGTCCGCCGAGTTTCACCGCTCTGCCGTCGGCGAGCACGACGGTGAGACCCAGCACGTAGTCGGTCGTCACGCCGTACTTCACGCAGCACAGTCCGCCGGCGTTGGTGGCGACGTTGCCGCCGATCGAGCAGAAGTCCTGCGAGGACGGGTCAGGTGGGTACCAGAGGCCGTGCTCGGATGCTGCTGCCTTGACCTCCGAGTTGAAGGCGCCGGGCTGCACGACTGCCATCTGCAGCCCCTGGTCGATGCGGATCTCGCGCATCCGCTCCAGCGAGATCAAGATCGCCCCGTCGACGGCCGACGAGCCACCGGACAGGCCGGATCCGGCGCCACGAGGCACGATCCCGACGCCGGCGCCGGCTGCGACGCGCACGGCGGCCTGCACGTCCTCGGTCGACGTCGCCCGCACGACCGCGAGCGGCGTGCCGGCATCCGGGTCCTCCGCGCGGTCGCGGCGGTACGCCTGCAGCGAGTCGGGGTCGGTGATGACCGCCCCTTCTGGCAGGGCGGCGAGCAGGTCGGAGACGACGTCGGAGGTCACAGATGCACCTTTGCAAAGAGGGGGGGCGGATGCCAGAGACGGGCGCTGGATCGGAAGGTCAGTCCAGCGTGATGTCGACCTGGATCTCGGTGGCGAGGCGCTCCAGCGCTGCGCGAAGGGCATCCAGGTCGGCGGATGCCGGAACGGTCGCGGTCACGGACGACTCGAACAGTCGTCCCCCGGCCATCGCCGCGTCACGCGTCTCGGTCGTCATGCTCTCGATGCTCAGCGCGTGCGCGTGCAGCACTCCCGACACCTCGCGAACGATGCCGGGGCGGTCGTTGCCGAGCACGGTGAGTGTGATGCGCTGCGCGGTCGGTGAGGCACTGGCATCCGATCCGGCGTTCGAGGTCACGGCGTGCACTGTCACCGTGAGCAGTCCGTCCAGCACACCGAGCGCTGCGCGCAGGTCGTCGACGCGGTCCGGTGCGACGGAGATCTCGATCACGCCGGCGAAGGTGCCGGCCAGCTCGGCGAGCCGGCTGTTCTCCCAGTTGCCGCTGTGGGCATCGACGACATCGGCGACGGCGGAGACGAGTCCGGGGCGATCCGCTCCCGCGACCGTGAGGATGAGCGTGGTCATGCGATCAGCGTAGCCCGGTGCCTGCCGTCGTCGCGCCACAACTCCGCAGACACCCCCGCCCCGAAGTCAGTGGATTCGACTTCGGGGCGGGGACGGGTCAGTTTCGCGCAGTGGTGGTGGTCACTGCGATTCGACGCGTGCCAGTCGCTTCCATCCGATCAGCGCGGTGCCGGCGGCGACGACGGCGGCGATCGCGAAGAACAGTGTGATCGGCCAGGTCGCACCTCCTGCGGTGAGCACGAGCCAGGCGGCGAACGCGGGGGTCGGCCCGGCGATCAGGGCGGCGGTGGGCTCGCGGACCAGCACGACGGCCGACAGGCGGTGCTGCGGGTCGAACAGGGCAGTGAGGATGGCGCCCTGGGTGGCGTACATGGTGGCGAGGCCGACCGAGATGCCGAGCACCATGGCGAGGATGATGATCGCCTCGTTGCCGGTCGCGAACATCGGGAAGACGAGCGCGCCGAAGACCAGGAACACGCCGGAGCCGAAGAGCCAGATGCGGCGTCGGCCGAGGATGTCGCCCAGGTGGCCGGTGAGCGGGACGATGCCGATCGCGAGCACGGACGAGATCAGGTTCGCCGTGAGGCCGAAGGAGGGCGGGTAGCCCAGCGTGCCGGTGAGGTACGACAGCAGGTACACCTGCGTGAGGGACGAGAACGCCAGGTACGGCCCGTTGATGCCGATGCCGATGAGGATCTCACGCCACTGCGAGCGGATCGCGTCCACGATGGGGAAGCGC from Microbacterium sp. H1-D42 carries:
- a CDS encoding aminotransferase class V-fold PLP-dependent enzyme; the encoded protein is MTSIPFPAPPRLKSFARARDAWPLDSEVIHLNHGSFGAVPTAVVEHQRDLQRQADLSPVGWFPRIADLVREARERTAPFLGANADDSVFVPNASAAATVVFNALRLEAGDEILATDHGYGAITMGAERLARRFGARVKIVELPLLASDDEIVQRFADARTPATRLIVVDQITSPTARMLPTRRLADDAAAHGIRTLVDGAHAPGLLVDPAAHGGGDWWFGNLHKWPCAPRGSAMLVTTASDRQELWPLIDSWGAPEPYPHRFDTQGTIDATTYISTPAAIDFIESEFGWAETRVAMTAMADAGAEAIAAALRPHSEEEPLTPIPAPVPSMRLIRLPLGLGGTREEADELRMQFLDETGVETAFTSFRGTGYFRLSAHLYTERGDFDAFVERCVPLLLQRAGVGAPASTIVS
- a CDS encoding FCD domain-containing protein, which codes for MTARDTALHGLRALIADGTLRPGDRLPSEGELCERLGVSRGSLREGIRMLAALGVVETRHGSGSYVSDLNAGDLIGSLSLTVGLLPLESILELFEVRRSLEAHAAALASARIGEDELAELDALLVELEATDDDEGQSRLDYRFHARIAEIAGNAALASLLEVFRARSRAYRIFRTDSAADIKVLSDAGHRAILRGMQSRDPVAASAAAAGHVAQTEHWLRRLQPEAIGLID
- a CDS encoding FAD-linked oxidase C-terminal domain-containing protein, whose translation is MTSDVVSDLLAALPEGAVITDPDSLQAYRRDRAEDPDAGTPLAVVRATSTEDVQAAVRVAAGAGVGIVPRGAGSGLSGGSSAVDGAILISLERMREIRIDQGLQMAVVQPGAFNSEVKAAASEHGLWYPPDPSSQDFCSIGGNVATNAGGLCCVKYGVTTDYVLGLTVVLADGRAVKLGGPRLKDVAGLSLTKLFVGSEGTLGIVTEAVLRLVPAQQTPTTLVAMFPTVDGAIKAVVDIKAAMRPSMLEFMDRVTINAVEDMMRMDLDRESAAMLIVQSDESVEVAAQQIETIEQTCGLHGASEVYATSDPDESAALIEARRQAIPAVEKRGALLLEDVGVPLPRLGDLIDGMRAIAQTRGVEIAVVAHAGDGNTHPLIVLDPTDAQQRANAEIAFGEVMDLAIALGGTITGEHGVGRLKQPWLADYLGDDVLELNLRIKRALDPAGIMNPGAVFGAI
- a CDS encoding ACT domain-containing protein — protein: MTTLILTVAGADRPGLVSAVADVVDAHSGNWENSRLAELAGTFAGVIEISVAPDRVDDLRAALGVLDGLLTVTVHAVTSNAGSDASASPTAQRITLTVLGNDRPGIVREVSGVLHAHALSIESMTTETRDAAMAGGRLFESSVTATVPASADLDALRAALERLATEIQVDITLD